The Natranaerobius trueperi genome segment TGAAAAAAACTATTCACACGAAAAATTTTTAAATGGGTTACTTGAAAGAGAAGCAGATTTGAGGCGGAAAAATGGCATGAAAAACCGCATCAGGCTAGCCAATTTTCCTGCTAAAAAACATCTATAAGACTTACTAGCTTTACAAGCTAAAAACGAACAGCCCCGAGAAGTAACCTTAAATTTCGATGATACTGTCTGTACTATCTTTGGCAAACAACAAGGAACAGGCACAGGATACAATCCCAGATATCATGACAGAGCTTCATACAAAGAGAAAATCGGCATGATTGACAGACTGATGAACTAATGGATGCCACCTTATAAAACGGAAAACATCATACTAACCATGAATTTTTAGAGTTTTTCAGGTCTTGTAAAAATGCTATCCCTAAGATATACTGAATTTTCACCCGTATTTAACGGGCTTAGTTCCCTATGTCTAATTTCAGTACTAAACAAGTTTTGTTTATTGATCATTAGGATTAAAGCTCAGACAAAACAGAATTCATCCTAAAAATTAGGATTTAAATTGTTTTTGGGGCATTAATAGCTTTTTTTATAGCTACTTATCGACAATCCTAATAACTCTAATAAATATTGTGAAATTTTCTTCTAGTATTCTAGACTACAATTACCTTAGTTTGTTAGCTTATTCTCAACAAAACTTTTTATTTCTTTCAACATTTCATCACTTTCTTGACTTATAAAAGTTAATTCAGCCATAGTTTCTTTTACAAAAGACTCATCCTCTATATCCATAAGGTTTATACGCACATTATAAATTGCACCATCAATTGCAGTTCGTGCCATTGATGCTCCAACACCAATGTCAGTAATTGCATTAGGATTACCATATAAAACGAAAGGTTTCATTCCATTAAGTGCTTTTAATGATTCTCTTGCTATTTGAAGGGGAACTTCCATAGCTCTGTAAGTTGCTTTTTCAAGTTCTTGTTTTCGTTTTTCTTTTTCTTCTTCAGTTTCCTTTGGCATTTTAATCGCTGTCATCACATTATCAAAAGCTTCCTTGTCTTCATCTATCAGATTCTCAATGTTTTTACTAATAACTTGCATATTTTCAAAAGCTTCATCTATATCCCGTTGATAACTTTTACTTAATTTTTGATATCTCTTTTTACCAATAGTTAAATTCCCCACCATAGTAGCTAAAGAGGCACCTAAAGCACCTGCTAAAGCAGATACACTACCACCGCCAGGGGCTGGCGATTTACTTGACACTGTTTCTAAAAACTCACTTACTTTTTGATCTCTGAGTCTCATATTGTACCCCCTATTTTTGTCTAAATCTCATGATTTGTGCCATGATATGGATCATGGCAAAGGCCACACGGCAAGTACTTTCAGTTAGATCATACTGTAGCGACACTTACACAGATCAAAACCTACATCGAGGTTAACATCAACTTGGACAACACCTAAACTATAGAGCACACCAAGCACTGCTATATCTGCATCTGACGTACGTATCAAGGTCTTCCCTGATACTGAAATAAGGTTGTCAATAGTCCTGACAATAGGTTGTGTGCTGCAGATTTCGATCTTTTGATGATGCTCAAGTACACCTTCTTCTATCATCTTTTATTTCTAACATATTCACTTTTCATAAGAAAAAGTTCCAGAAAATAAGACTGCTACAACACCTGCTTCGCCTATTTTCACAAAACACTTCACAAAATTCGACATCCATCTCTTCTCTTAACCGCGACAACATGTCTTGATAATCTTTTGTAATGGCATAAGCACCTAAACATGTAGAAACAACATCAATAAGTGGAGTGTAATTCAGTTTATCTTTTAGTTGTTTAGGTCTGTTTCTAAATCTAGGCCATAGCGACTTTTAGACCCAACAGTAGTCGCACTTCACCCCAAAAAGTGTTTTCTGTGTAAATATGAAATCTTTTTCGAAGTTCCTCGCGTAGATCCAACGGTTCCTAAAAAACCCACCTCCTTCTTTTAAAATTTCTAGGCATTCACTCCCTTTTATTTAAGGTTCAACTCTTGTTCTCGACTACTTCCAAAAACAATATGGGTGTGGGGTCAGAAACCTGAATAACAGATTACCTTTGGCATCAATCACTTCTGTTTTAGATATGACCTCTACCTTTTGTAAACTCTTCATTGATGCTAACTATAATTTATTTCTTATCTGTCATCGCTAGAGCTCCATATTCAATAAGCACTACACTTGAAGTCCTCTTTTACCTTATTTTTTTCTCTAAAACATACCATAGTTTGCAGTTGATTAGCATGTGATATAACAACATCTCCCTCTTTCACATCCTTCAACCCTTATAGATCAAAACTACTTAAGTGGAGGATCACAAACCCCTTCAGGGATCTCAAAATATTAACTGAAAATAATTTTCGACAAATACTGTTAAAGTTTCTAGAGCAATATTATAGCTTTTAATAAATTATATATGTTTTGTAAAAGGAAATTATGATGGAATAAATGCTTTCACTATAACTGAACCAGAAAGGACTAATGGGGACACAGGAGATATTCTAAGAAATCATTAATCGCTTTTAAAGATAAACATGACAATAACAATAGACTATTGTAAGCTACTATCTGAATAGTAAAATGTACTCTATAAAGAAAACTAAAAAAATCTACCTATAAGAGTACTATTTTGTATAATTAATAAAAGTGAGAAAGAGATTAAATACTCCCTGAAAATCCTCATGTTAACAGTTAGTTCAAACGGGATCACCTATACGGAAGGAATCTAAGATGCTTTTGGGATTTAAAGAATTAAATCTGCAGCTAAATCGGGCTTATCATAAAAACGGAATGGCTGGTTAAGAGAGACAGAGTTAAAAATTCAAGAAGGTTTTAAGAGGGAGAACTTATTGCTATGGCTGATGTCTCGCGATTTGGCTATTATAATCACTTCTGAAAGATTATAACAGCGAAGGAGAAGATAAGAAAGATTATCCTAAAAGCTTTCCTTTTAAACGCCGTAAAAAAGGTGCACGTCAATTAAAATTAATCAGGCGAGTCTATTTGATATCGTTTATAATTTGAAACGAATTAGACGAATTATGAAAAATAGGTATTATTTGCCCTATTAGAAGGCAAATCAGTCTAATGAAGAATACTCACTTCAAAAAAGCGAAGGGTACCTTGATTCATCGGATCAAGGAGTGCATTAAACTAACCTAGAATTTCAAAAAGCAGTTAAGAAACTTAAAATACGCCAATCTATGTCTAGAAGATGAAATTATTAGGATAACGCCCCGCAAGACTCATATTTCGGACATAATAAGATGAAGCTGGTATTGAACTGTACCACTTTGAAAGAATTGAAAAAAGAAATAAAGCAATATATAAATTATTACAATAACTATTAATACCAATGGACTTAAAAAAGATGACCCCTGTTCAATACAGAGATCATCTTATGATATCAGCCTAAGCATTTTTTAGCTATTGGTTACGAAGGGTACACTTTTTTACAGACTACATCGCAATAAATCTATCTAACGACCGACATTAATATTCATATTCGAGAGTGTAAAATAAACGGTGTAACCTTCCGAAATGAGGTATAATAAAAATAGAATGGGAGGTTTGCACGGTTATGAATTTAATAGACAAAAAGAAAGAAGAGAAATGATGAAACAAGGTAAACTAAAAGATGTAAATGATATTCAAGGAGTTTTGAAGGAGCAATCTGGTTAACTAATAGAAGAAATGCTAGAAAGTGAACTTGATCATGAACTAGGTTACTAGAAGTATGAAAGGAAACTACAAATAGTCGAAATGGGAACAGAGAAAAGCAATTAAGATCAAATTATGGCAATATAGAATTGAAGTACCAAGAGATCGTGAAGGAGAATTCGAACCTCAAACAGTGAAAAAGAATCAGAGAGACGTATCAAGTATTGATAATCAGGTGTTAAGTATGTATGCAAAATCTATGCACATGTAGTCATGGGTGCCGTTCACTACAAAGTGAGACTAGATGGTCGAATAGTGAATAAGGAGCATATATGGCTATTGGGATTGATTTAGATGGTATGAAAGATGTCTTAGGTATTTGGATAGGAGAAAATGAAAGTTCTAAGTACTGGTTGAAGATTATTAATGAATTAAAGAACCGAGGAGTAGAAGATATTTTAATTGTATCAATAGATGGTTTGAAAGGTTTTTCAGATGCAATACATGCTGTTTACCCAAGTGCAGAAATTCAAAGCTGCATAATTCACAAAATTAGAAATAGCACAAAGTATATATCATATAAAGACCGAAAAGAATTTTGTAACGATCTTAAAAATGTTTATAGAGCACCGACTGAGGAAGTAGCTTTAACAGAGCTAGATAACCTTGAAGAAAAATGGGGAAGTAAATATGAGATCTCAATTAGATCTGAACAAGCTCTCTGCTATGTTTAAATATCCCGGAGAAGTCAGAAAATCAACTAAATCAAAGAGCATCTTCCCAACAGATGAATCATTATTAAAAATGC includes the following:
- a CDS encoding cyclodeaminase/cyclohydrolase family protein, with the translated sequence MRLRDQKVSEFLETVSSKSPAPGGGSVSALAGALGASLATMVGNLTIGKKRYQKLSKSYQRDIDEAFENMQVISKNIENLIDEDKEAFDNVMTAIKMPKETEEEKEKRKQELEKATYRAMEVPLQIARESLKALNGMKPFVLYGNPNAITDIGVGASMARTAIDGAIYNVRINLMDIEDESFVKETMAELTFISQESDEMLKEIKSFVENKLTN